The Mercenaria mercenaria strain notata chromosome 10, MADL_Memer_1, whole genome shotgun sequence genome contains a region encoding:
- the LOC128546375 gene encoding DNA ligase 1-like translates to MLAYRSSVQASTGFTPAMLHIGRELRLPVDLIFGTPETDDKEIDQNKSSYVSKLENRLQQVHELARKNMEIARNSMKSNYDVKLSFKSYKDGDAVWYYCPTRKRGLSPKFQKPWITARKGTRPILPERRKERTRTLSESSSSSSDSSDSEESSEEEMELKKELELSDDEFESFQEEKKKERIEKERLEREKQKEVERQLKDKEDNERKQKEEKERKEKEEKDRKEKEKKVNEEKERKEKERRKERKKKGKEKEKKEKEEKEKKEKEKKEREEKERKDKLEKERKEKEKKEKEEKEKKEKEEKDRKEKERKAHEEKEEKARQEKEKKEKEELQKKKEAEEKQINDKKIRKEKENQKSKNEENERKEKEGERETEN, encoded by the exons ATGCTTGCATACCGGTCTTCGGTTCAAGCATCAACAGGGTTCACACCAGCCATGTTACATATTGGTAGAGAACTGAGGTTACCAGTTGACTTGATTTTTGGTACTCCTGAAACAGATGATAAAGAAATTGATCAAAACAAATCCAGTTATGTCTCAAAATTAGAAAACAGGTTACAACAAGTACATGAGTTAGCGAGGAAAAATATGGAAATTGCTCGAAACAGTATGAAATCAAATTATGATGTGAAGTTGAGTTTCAAAAGTTACAAAGATGGTGACGCAGTTTGGTATTACTGTCCAACACGAAAACGAGGTTTAAGTCCTAAGTTTCAGAAACCTTGG ATAACAGCAAGGAAGGGAACAAGACCAATACTACCAGAGAGGAGAAAAGAAAGAACTAGGACGTTGAGTGaaagtagtagcagcagcagtgatAGTAGTGACAGTGAAGAAAGTAGTGAGGAAGAAATGGAGTTAAAGAAAGAGTTAGAGTTAAGTGATGATGAGTTTGAGAGTTTCCAGGAAGAAA AAAAGAAAGAAcgaattgaaaaagaaaggttGGAGAGGGAAAAACAAAAGGAGGTTGAAAGACAATTGAAAGATAAAGAAGATAATGAAAGGAAACAGAAGGAAGAAAAAGAAAGGAAGGAAAAGGAGGAAAAAGACAGGAAAGAGAAAGAAAAGAAGGTAAATGAggaaaaagaaaggaaagaaaaagaaagaaggaAAGAGAGGAAgaagaaaggaaaagaaaaagaaaagaaggaaaaagaggaaaaagaaaagaaagagaaagaaaaGAAGGAGAGagaggaaaaagaaagaaaagataagCTAGAGAAAGAAAGGAaggaaaaagaaaagaaggaaaaagaggaaaaagaaaaaaaggaaaaagaggaGAAAGATagaaaggaaaaagaaagaaaggcgCATGAGGAAAAAGAAGAGAAGGCGAGACAGGAGAAAGAGAAGAAGGAAAAAGAGGAGTTACAGAAAAAGAAGGAAGCCGAGGAGAAACAAATAAATGACAAGAAAATTAGAAAGGAAAAGGAAAATCAGAAATCAAAGAATGAGGAAAATGAAAGGAAGGAAaaagagggagagagagagacagaAAATTAG